From the Paludibacterium paludis genome, one window contains:
- the rnhB gene encoding ribonuclease HII: MLLCGVDEAGRGPLAGAVYAAAVILDPARPIDGLADSKVLSEARRDDLALAIRERALAWHVASASVEEIDTLNILKATLLAMKRACDGLGIVPDLIQVDGNRVPPGLPAPAEAVVKGDAKVRAISAASILAKTSRDAELYRLDALYPEYGFARHKGYPTAEHLAALERLGPLAEHRKSFGPVKARLAAGQGELF, encoded by the coding sequence ATGCTGCTGTGTGGAGTGGACGAGGCGGGACGGGGTCCGCTCGCCGGCGCGGTCTACGCGGCCGCGGTGATTCTCGATCCGGCGCGTCCGATCGATGGCCTGGCCGATTCCAAGGTACTGAGCGAAGCCCGTCGCGATGATCTGGCGCTGGCGATCCGGGAGCGGGCGCTCGCCTGGCATGTGGCGTCGGCGTCGGTCGAAGAGATCGATACGCTGAATATTCTCAAGGCCACCTTGCTGGCGATGAAACGCGCCTGCGACGGACTGGGTATCGTGCCGGACTTGATCCAGGTGGACGGCAACCGTGTTCCGCCCGGGTTGCCCGCGCCGGCCGAGGCCGTCGTCAAGGGCGACGCCAAGGTGCGGGCGATCTCGGCCGCGTCGATTCTCGCCAAGACGTCGCGCGATGCCGAGCTGTACCGGCTCGACGCGCTGTACCCGGAATACGGCTTCGCCCGGCACAAGGGCTATCCGACGGCCGAGCATCTGGCGGCGCTGGAGCGGCTGGGACCCCTGGCGGAGCACCGCAAGAGCTTCGGTCCCGTCAAGGCGCGGCTGGCGGCCGGGCAGGGTGAGCTGTTTTGA
- the fabZ gene encoding 3-hydroxyacyl-ACP dehydratase FabZ, with protein sequence MSEHAVNIDVREIMRHLPHRYPFLLVDRVVEFEADKRIRALKNVTINEPFFAGHFEHYPVMPGVLIIEALAQAAGILSIRSKGDRPDNEMYFLVGIDNARFKRQVVPGDQLVLEVEETGSKRGIARYTARALVDGQVACQAEIMCAKREV encoded by the coding sequence ATGAGTGAGCACGCCGTAAACATTGACGTGCGCGAGATCATGCGCCACCTGCCGCACCGCTACCCGTTCCTGCTGGTGGACCGCGTGGTGGAGTTCGAAGCGGACAAGCGGATTCGCGCCCTCAAGAACGTTACCATCAACGAGCCCTTCTTTGCCGGGCATTTCGAACATTATCCGGTGATGCCGGGCGTGCTGATCATCGAAGCGTTGGCCCAGGCGGCGGGTATTCTGTCGATCCGCAGCAAGGGCGACCGCCCGGACAACGAAATGTATTTTCTCGTCGGCATCGACAATGCGCGCTTCAAGCGCCAGGTCGTGCCGGGCGACCAGCTCGTGCTGGAAGTGGAAGAAACCGGCAGCAAGCGCGGCATCGCCCGCTACACCGCTCGCGCTCTGGTGGATGGCCAGGTGGCCTGCCAGGCGGAAATCATGTGCGCCAAAAGAGAGGTCTGA
- a CDS encoding 2Fe-2S iron-sulfur cluster-binding protein: MPRVVFWKEGAGEPCAALDAEPGDSLLDLARLHDVPLHWRCGQGTCGTCVVRLSHQGQPGLVPVSSKERNVLARAGFADPERQASPEWPDRPDVARLACHCRAGDSELTVYFLAR; the protein is encoded by the coding sequence ATGCCCCGGGTCGTTTTCTGGAAGGAGGGCGCCGGCGAGCCTTGCGCGGCGCTCGATGCCGAACCTGGCGATTCCCTGCTGGATCTGGCCCGGCTTCACGACGTTCCCCTGCACTGGCGTTGCGGTCAGGGGACGTGCGGCACCTGCGTGGTGCGTCTTTCTCACCAGGGCCAGCCCGGCCTTGTTCCCGTTTCGTCAAAAGAGCGCAACGTCCTTGCCCGTGCCGGTTTCGCCGATCCAGAGCGCCAGGCCTCGCCCGAGTGGCCCGACCGGCCGGATGTCGCGCGGCTCGCCTGCCATTGTCGGGCCGGTGATTCCGAGCTGACCGTGTATTTTCTTGCGCGCTGA
- a CDS encoding insecticidal delta-endotoxin Cry8Ea1 family protein, whose amino-acid sequence MSFRRKRRRDLPIEDPLEDLKALILLGLSMIPDVGAILSTLASLLWPFSAQDVWEEIRERIEALVNRKIDEAVFSLLHSRLNGIGHSLKLFLRVKQSGDGELIRMQFVACNTLCVEAASEFRNKDFEWLLAPLFAMFACIHMALLRDCVLHGREWGMNENVYRVFLEQARQVLAGYSAYLCHVIAREEARLTKDEPSGGGPHMTDYYQYWQPYKQQRTVLLDDFQRILAHLDAEAYPARADNIEFGDVYSPAYGTADDWDDVCAGWAKWVTTPFGQPLADMRSIYLEYFNFTPRIVTMSYYPGNGPKVWGAERTDSCGIIAEEVRGVETACFELPSPGAARGFSLKKAWVRCGSIPLSLILVPFSGNSLTLWDRRSPSGGDWYAVEVPGRALTTLTLWARSYYYDSDAGCVIFGFSRDPRHVPERARVAWYVGTPPGSEAPPGGLGVGEAAARQEREAFWRAIMQMRG is encoded by the coding sequence TTGTCTTTCCGACGGAAGCGCCGCCGCGACCTGCCGATCGAGGATCCACTCGAGGACCTTAAGGCATTGATCCTGCTGGGTTTGTCCATGATTCCCGATGTGGGCGCCATATTGTCCACGCTCGCCTCCCTGCTGTGGCCGTTCTCGGCGCAGGACGTATGGGAAGAAATTCGCGAGCGGATCGAGGCGCTCGTGAATCGCAAGATCGACGAAGCCGTGTTCAGTTTGCTGCACAGCCGCCTGAACGGCATCGGCCACTCCCTCAAACTTTTCCTCCGCGTCAAGCAGTCCGGCGATGGCGAGCTGATCCGCATGCAGTTCGTGGCGTGCAACACCCTGTGCGTAGAGGCCGCCAGCGAATTCCGCAACAAGGATTTCGAATGGTTGCTGGCGCCGTTGTTCGCCATGTTCGCCTGCATTCACATGGCCTTGTTGCGCGATTGCGTGTTGCATGGCCGGGAGTGGGGGATGAACGAAAATGTCTACCGGGTGTTTCTTGAACAGGCCCGTCAGGTGCTGGCGGGCTACAGCGCCTATCTTTGTCATGTGATCGCCCGCGAGGAAGCGCGTCTGACGAAAGACGAGCCATCCGGGGGCGGACCGCACATGACCGATTACTATCAGTACTGGCAACCGTACAAGCAGCAGAGAACCGTGCTGCTGGACGATTTTCAGCGCATCCTCGCGCATCTTGACGCGGAGGCGTATCCGGCGCGGGCGGACAATATCGAGTTCGGGGATGTCTATAGTCCTGCCTATGGCACGGCGGACGATTGGGATGACGTTTGCGCCGGGTGGGCCAAGTGGGTGACAACGCCATTCGGCCAGCCGTTGGCCGATATGCGGAGTATTTATCTCGAGTATTTCAACTTCACCCCGCGCATCGTGACCATGAGCTATTACCCGGGCAACGGACCGAAAGTGTGGGGTGCGGAGCGGACCGATTCCTGTGGAATCATCGCGGAAGAGGTCCGGGGCGTGGAAACCGCGTGCTTCGAGCTGCCCTCTCCCGGAGCGGCGCGAGGTTTTTCTTTGAAGAAAGCCTGGGTGCGCTGCGGCAGCATACCCTTGTCACTGATTCTCGTGCCGTTTTCCGGGAATAGCCTGACGCTGTGGGATCGGCGCTCGCCAAGCGGCGGAGACTGGTACGCGGTCGAAGTGCCGGGCAGGGCGTTGACGACGCTGACCCTGTGGGCACGCAGCTATTACTACGACAGCGATGCGGGATGCGTGATCTTCGGATTCAGCCGCGATCCTCGCCATGTGCCGGAGCGCGCCCGGGTGGCCTGGTACGTGGGAACCCCTCCGGGGAGCGAGGCGCCGCCCGGCGGGCTCGGGGTTGGGGAGGCGGCGGCCCGTCAGGAACGGGAAGCGTTCTGGCGGGCCATCATGCAGATGCGCGGCTAA
- the fliD gene encoding flagellar filament capping protein FliD gives MASLIDPNILLPTYTLLSGLFSPVSNTASTAQTPSTSIAARTQVSISSLGQLLSALDSFQSTLQSLYSTWQSMQPVANSSNSSVATAYSSSATTNGNYTISVNSLAQSQTLQSNGYASTGSVIGSGSLTVQTGTVSGTTFTSDGSTPATISIANGTLAGIANAINTSGSSINATIVSDASNLYHLVLASNSPGSSKGFTVASSGDAALANFAWTPASPGSMTLTQQGSNASFSVNSVASSYAGNTGIGIGNGLYLNLAGTGSTQISVATSLGSVSDSAQQFVSAFNALQTSINALIGTNIQTGVTGGLRSDPIANRLVGDLNHMALGSFSNGSSSLTSLLQIGIDFQFPQSYGLGGTLTLNSGGLQLAFGSDTNGTVGLIRTAAQSFYNLSNSYSNFGTGSIPLTLTALNKQLATENVLNRPAQGTLPGSIASLLISQASTAKGGGLTAQQLYAMMQYASIYALSSPYSVQSALIGNIASLPSASGSRSGNTVNAVA, from the coding sequence ATGGCTTCACTGATCGACCCCAACATTCTTCTGCCGACCTATACGCTGCTGTCCGGCCTGTTCAGCCCCGTATCGAACACGGCAAGCACAGCGCAGACCCCATCGACGTCGATCGCGGCCCGCACCCAGGTCAGCATCTCGTCGCTGGGCCAACTGCTGTCCGCGCTGGACAGTTTCCAGAGCACGCTGCAATCCCTGTATTCCACCTGGCAGAGCATGCAGCCGGTGGCCAACAGCAGCAACAGTTCGGTCGCGACCGCTTACTCGAGCAGCGCCACCACGAACGGCAACTACACCATCTCCGTCAACAGCCTCGCGCAATCGCAAACCCTGCAGAGCAACGGTTATGCCAGCACGGGAAGCGTGATCGGATCCGGCTCCCTGACAGTACAGACCGGAACGGTCAGCGGCACGACCTTCACCTCCGACGGCAGCACTCCGGCCACGATCTCCATCGCCAACGGGACGCTGGCGGGTATCGCCAACGCCATCAACACGTCCGGATCGAGCATCAACGCCACGATCGTGTCCGACGCCAGCAACCTCTATCACCTTGTTCTGGCGAGCAATTCACCTGGAAGCAGCAAGGGTTTCACGGTCGCCAGCAGCGGCGATGCGGCGCTGGCCAATTTCGCCTGGACGCCGGCATCGCCAGGCAGCATGACGCTGACGCAACAGGGTAGCAATGCGTCATTCAGCGTCAACAGCGTGGCATCGAGCTATGCCGGCAACACGGGCATCGGCATCGGCAACGGCCTGTACCTGAATCTTGCGGGGACAGGGAGTACACAGATATCGGTGGCCACCAGCCTGGGCAGCGTCTCCGACAGCGCCCAGCAGTTCGTCTCCGCGTTCAATGCGCTCCAGACCTCCATCAATGCCTTGATCGGCACCAACATCCAGACCGGCGTGACAGGAGGCCTGCGAAGCGATCCGATCGCCAACCGGCTGGTCGGCGACCTCAACCACATGGCGCTGGGCAGTTTCAGCAACGGCAGTTCGTCCCTGACCTCCCTGCTACAGATCGGCATCGATTTCCAGTTCCCGCAAAGCTACGGCCTCGGTGGCACACTGACCCTCAATTCGGGAGGATTGCAACTGGCCTTCGGTTCCGACACCAATGGCACGGTCGGGCTGATCCGGACCGCCGCCCAGTCGTTCTACAACCTTTCCAATAGCTACAGCAATTTCGGCACGGGAAGCATCCCCCTGACGCTCACCGCCCTGAATAAACAGCTCGCCACGGAAAACGTCCTGAACCGGCCAGCCCAGGGCACCTTGCCCGGCAGCATCGCCAGCCTGCTGATCAGCCAGGCCTCCACGGCCAAGGGGGGAGGACTCACCGCCCAGCAACTCTACGCGATGATGCAATACGCGAGCATCTATGCGCTGTCGTCGCCCTACTCCGTGCAGTCCGCCCTGATCGGCAATATCGCGTCGCTCCCATCGGCATCGGGGTCGCGCTCCGGCAACACGGTGAACGCCGTCGCCTGA
- the lpxB gene encoding lipid-A-disaccharide synthase, translated as MTDKLLFANARGLKVAMVAGEASGDLLGAHLMDALLARDPGIRFAGIGGPRMTARGFTTFVPQEKLAVRGLAEVVRHLPELIGIRRALRAQLIDEKPDVFIGIDAPDFNLGLEADLKAAGIPTVHYVSPSVWAWRPERVDRIGHSVSHMLCLFPMEPPLYSRAGVPVTYVGHPLASELPLDPDKLAMREQLGLPLSAPTFALLPGSRRSELDFMGPLVIETARRLLEKFPDAQFLVPLATRPTLEEFERQLTAHRAWELPIRKLFGHAQMAMIASDVVLVTSGTATLEVALAKRPMVISYKLSALTYHWVKRKIRLPYVGLPNVLAGRKVVPELLQKDATPEKLADEIERIYHDKDYQRELAELFTGMHLALRQDTAALAADAVLKLVR; from the coding sequence ATGACAGACAAGCTATTGTTTGCCAACGCCCGCGGGCTGAAGGTCGCCATGGTGGCGGGCGAAGCCTCGGGCGATTTGCTGGGCGCCCATCTGATGGACGCGCTGCTCGCACGCGATCCGGGCATCCGTTTTGCCGGGATCGGCGGACCGCGCATGACCGCGCGCGGTTTCACGACTTTCGTGCCCCAGGAAAAACTGGCGGTCAGGGGGTTGGCCGAAGTCGTGCGCCACCTGCCCGAGCTCATTGGAATCCGGCGCGCGCTACGCGCCCAGTTGATCGACGAGAAGCCGGACGTGTTCATTGGGATCGATGCGCCGGATTTCAACCTGGGCCTGGAGGCCGACCTCAAGGCGGCCGGCATTCCCACCGTCCATTATGTCAGTCCCTCGGTATGGGCCTGGCGTCCCGAGCGCGTGGACCGGATCGGCCACAGCGTGAGTCACATGTTGTGCCTGTTTCCCATGGAGCCCCCGTTGTACAGCCGGGCAGGGGTACCGGTGACCTATGTAGGCCACCCGCTGGCGAGTGAATTGCCGCTCGATCCGGACAAGCTCGCCATGCGCGAGCAGCTCGGATTGCCGCTGTCGGCGCCGACCTTCGCCCTGTTGCCGGGCAGCCGCCGCAGCGAGCTGGATTTCATGGGGCCGCTGGTGATCGAAACAGCCCGGCGTCTGCTGGAAAAGTTCCCCGACGCGCAGTTTCTCGTGCCGCTGGCGACCCGGCCGACGCTCGAGGAGTTCGAGCGGCAGCTGACGGCGCACAGGGCCTGGGAGTTGCCGATCCGCAAGCTTTTCGGACATGCCCAGATGGCGATGATCGCCAGCGACGTGGTGCTGGTCACCAGCGGCACGGCGACCCTCGAAGTGGCGCTGGCCAAGCGGCCGATGGTGATAAGCTACAAGCTGTCGGCGCTGACCTACCATTGGGTCAAGCGCAAGATCCGCCTGCCCTATGTCGGCCTGCCGAACGTTCTGGCCGGGCGCAAGGTGGTGCCCGAGCTGCTGCAGAAGGATGCCACTCCCGAGAAGCTCGCCGACGAGATCGAGCGGATCTACCATGACAAGGACTACCAGCGAGAGCTGGCGGAATTGTTCACCGGCATGCACCTTGCCCTGCGCCAGGATACCGCGGCGCTGGCGGCGGATGCCGTTCTGAAACTGGTGCGCTGA
- a CDS encoding OmpH family outer membrane protein: MKLNTSWLIALLGLAIGSPALADGFKMGYISTERIYREGAPFVAIMKRLDKEFADRRNDLKRMESRGKDLEATLGKSALAPADRKNFERELDSLDREYRVKSRELSEDFNQRRNEEFSAMLERANRIVKSIAEKEQYDLILQDAVYVNPKFDLTGKVLKELDK; encoded by the coding sequence GTGAAACTGAACACATCCTGGCTGATCGCCTTGCTTGGGCTGGCGATCGGATCGCCGGCTCTCGCCGATGGCTTCAAGATGGGGTATATCAGCACGGAGCGCATCTATCGCGAAGGCGCCCCGTTCGTCGCCATCATGAAGCGTCTGGACAAGGAGTTCGCCGACCGGCGCAACGACCTGAAACGCATGGAGTCCCGCGGCAAGGATCTCGAGGCGACCCTCGGCAAGAGCGCGTTGGCGCCGGCCGACCGGAAAAACTTCGAGCGCGAGCTGGACAGCCTTGATCGCGAGTACCGCGTCAAGAGCCGCGAGCTGTCGGAGGACTTCAACCAGCGCCGCAACGAGGAGTTCTCGGCGATGCTGGAGCGAGCCAACCGGATCGTCAAGTCGATCGCCGAAAAGGAGCAGTACGACCTGATCCTGCAGGATGCGGTCTACGTCAATCCGAAGTTCGACCTGACGGGCAAAGTGCTCAAGGAACTGGACAAGTAA
- the lpxA gene encoding acyl-ACP--UDP-N-acetylglucosamine O-acyltransferase, whose amino-acid sequence MAIHSTAIVDPRARIAADVEIGAYSIIGPDVEIGAGTWVGPHVVIEGHTSIGRANRIFQFCSLGAVPQDKKYAGEPTRLEIGDNNTIREFCTFNIGTAQDAGVTRLGNDNWIMAYVHLAHDCQVGSHTILANNTTLAGHVEIGDWVFLGGFTSVHQFAVIGEHAMTAFASAVAQDVPPFVTASGNRAVPSGINSEGLKRRGYSPEAIRAIRNAYKTLYRQGLAYEEARTQIAAAAQAHPELAPFVRFFERSERGIIR is encoded by the coding sequence ATGGCGATTCACTCCACGGCGATCGTCGATCCGCGCGCGCGCATCGCGGCGGACGTCGAAATCGGGGCCTACAGCATCATCGGTCCGGATGTCGAAATCGGCGCAGGCACTTGGGTCGGCCCTCATGTGGTGATCGAAGGGCATACCTCGATCGGCCGCGCTAACCGCATTTTCCAGTTCTGCTCGCTCGGCGCGGTGCCGCAGGACAAGAAATACGCCGGCGAGCCGACGAGGCTGGAGATCGGCGACAACAACACCATCCGCGAATTTTGCACGTTCAACATCGGCACTGCCCAGGACGCCGGCGTCACCCGCTTGGGCAACGACAACTGGATCATGGCGTACGTGCATCTGGCGCACGATTGTCAGGTCGGCAGTCATACCATTCTCGCCAACAACACGACGCTCGCGGGGCATGTCGAGATCGGCGACTGGGTGTTCCTCGGCGGGTTTACCAGCGTGCACCAGTTCGCCGTGATCGGCGAACATGCGATGACGGCATTCGCCAGCGCGGTGGCGCAGGACGTGCCGCCGTTCGTGACGGCGTCGGGCAACCGCGCCGTGCCGTCGGGCATCAACAGTGAAGGCCTCAAACGTCGCGGCTACAGCCCCGAAGCGATCCGGGCGATCCGCAACGCCTACAAGACGCTCTACCGGCAAGGATTGGCGTACGAAGAGGCCAGAACGCAGATCGCCGCCGCCGCCCAGGCCCACCCGGAGCTCGCGCCATTCGTGCGATTCTTCGAGCGTTCCGAACGAGGCATCATCCGCTGA
- a CDS encoding DNA-deoxyinosine glycosylase gives MKRCFAPVVDSSTRVLLLGSLPGDASLRAGQYYGHPRNQFWMLMGDVLGAPLPDMDYPERLTCLLAHGVGLWDVVAEAHRPGSLDTAIRDFRQNDLITLLEDLPDLAAIGFNGTTAHRVGLRALGRAAAVPCLLLPSSSPAHAVPYLGKLAAWRELGGFLGDGGGRR, from the coding sequence TTGAAACGCTGCTTTGCGCCGGTCGTCGATAGCTCGACACGGGTGCTGCTGCTTGGCAGCCTGCCCGGCGACGCCTCCTTGCGCGCGGGGCAATATTACGGCCATCCGCGCAATCAGTTCTGGATGCTGATGGGCGATGTGCTCGGCGCGCCACTGCCGGACATGGACTATCCGGAGCGGTTGACTTGTCTGCTGGCTCATGGCGTCGGATTGTGGGACGTGGTGGCCGAGGCGCATCGTCCGGGCAGCCTGGACACCGCCATTCGCGATTTTCGGCAGAACGACCTGATCACGTTGTTGGAGGACTTGCCGGATCTTGCCGCGATCGGTTTTAACGGCACCACGGCCCACCGCGTGGGACTTCGCGCCCTTGGGCGGGCCGCCGCCGTGCCATGTCTGTTGTTGCCGTCCAGCAGCCCGGCGCATGCCGTTCCCTACTTAGGCAAGCTTGCCGCGTGGCGCGAACTTGGCGGTTTTCTTGGCGATGGCGGGGGCCGGCGTTGA
- the lpxD gene encoding UDP-3-O-(3-hydroxymyristoyl)glucosamine N-acyltransferase produces the protein MSYMLSEIVAKLGGTLRGEDRRIERLAPLDTAGQDDLAFLANPKYRRRMDACEAGAVIVTPALADDLADTRPLILAEDPYLYFARVATLFHPVAPPVEGIHPGSTVGEGSRVGKGTEIRELVSIGRHVTIGENCKIYPGVVIGDEVSIGDSVTLHANVTVYHGCRIGDRVGIHSGSVIGADGFGLAWTGEDWFKIPQTGRVIIEDDVEIGANTTIDRGAMADTVIRRGAKIDNLVQIAHNVQIGEHSAIAGCVGIAGSTRVGAYCTVGGAAMFVGHIDIADKTHIGGGTLVSKSIRTPGTYASSYPMSTMKDWMANAVHLRHLDDLVKRVKRLEREQKTRNNREDDTDE, from the coding sequence ATGTCTTACATGCTTTCCGAGATCGTGGCGAAGCTGGGCGGCACGTTGCGCGGCGAAGACCGCCGCATCGAACGGCTGGCTCCGCTGGATACCGCGGGGCAGGATGATCTTGCCTTTCTTGCGAACCCCAAATACCGTCGCCGGATGGATGCTTGCGAAGCCGGCGCGGTCATCGTGACGCCCGCGCTGGCCGACGATCTGGCCGATACGCGTCCGCTGATCCTCGCCGAGGATCCGTACCTGTATTTCGCCCGCGTGGCGACACTGTTCCATCCGGTCGCGCCGCCGGTGGAGGGCATTCATCCGGGTTCGACGGTCGGCGAGGGGAGCCGCGTCGGCAAGGGCACGGAGATCCGCGAGCTTGTCAGTATCGGCCGCCATGTGACGATCGGCGAGAACTGCAAGATTTATCCCGGAGTGGTGATCGGTGACGAAGTGAGCATCGGCGACTCGGTGACGCTTCATGCCAATGTGACGGTCTACCATGGCTGCCGTATCGGCGACCGCGTGGGCATCCATTCGGGCAGCGTCATCGGCGCGGACGGCTTCGGTCTTGCCTGGACCGGCGAGGACTGGTTCAAGATTCCCCAGACGGGCCGGGTGATCATCGAGGACGATGTCGAAATCGGGGCCAACACCACCATCGACCGCGGCGCCATGGCCGACACCGTGATCCGGCGTGGCGCGAAGATCGACAATCTGGTGCAGATCGCCCACAACGTCCAGATCGGGGAGCATTCGGCCATCGCCGGATGCGTCGGCATCGCCGGCAGTACCCGTGTCGGCGCTTATTGCACGGTGGGGGGCGCCGCCATGTTCGTCGGCCATATCGACATCGCCGACAAAACCCATATCGGCGGAGGGACGCTGGTCTCCAAGTCCATCCGCACTCCCGGAACCTATGCGTCGTCCTACCCGATGTCGACGATGAAGGACTGGATGGCCAATGCCGTCCACCTCCGTCACCTTGACGACCTGGTCAAACGGGTGAAACGGCTCGAACGCGAGCAAAAAACACGAAATAACAGAGAGGATGACACGGATGAGTGA
- the bamA gene encoding outer membrane protein assembly factor BamA has translation MKLKLVAAAVLGLSTASASWALSPFVIKDIRVEGLQRTEAGTVFNYLPIKVGDTFSDEKASQAIKSLYATGFFNDVRVEVRDDVVIVGVAERPVIAQLTINGAREFDKDQLKKTLKDNGLGESRIFDQGLLDGAIQELKRNYYSRGKYSVDVSAHTTKLERNRVAVTLDINEGVTAKIREIRVVGAKAFGQSDLLDQFSLTTGGWLSWITKDDQYSKQKLTGDLEKLRAWYQNQGYLEFNIDSTQVSISADKESIFLTVNVHEGARFTVGDLKIAGDLKVPEPELRKLLQVKTGDVFNREKINDTITAITERLGQDGYAFANVNVIPDVDRAKNVAGFTFYVDPGRKTYVRHITISGNTKTRDEVVRRELRQLEGAYYNGKNIKRSKERVELLGYFEDVNIETPAVPDSPDQVDMNVNLKERSTGTINAGLGYAQGDGLQLTASISQSNIFGSGKALSVSMSNSKVNKIAQIQFTDPYFTPDGVSLGYNLYHRSYTPDSINLSSYQTKSDGLSVSMGVPVTEYDRINYGLGFDQTKITTFSNSPQQYIDYVKKYGNKNNTLSGSVGWGRDTRDSALWPTRGYSVSASLDAGLPGGRVQFYRLSHNQQWFFPLSKTFTLAFNGEVGFVNGYGKTPTVPFFQNYYLGGIGSVRGYQSNTMGALDSNGDALGGTRKFVFNTEVLFPFPGMKDNKSVRLSAFFDAGSVWGNSTSGSQYPNRSSASNNVRYSIGGALTWLSPMGPLKFSYALPLKKKDGDKIERFQFTVGAAF, from the coding sequence ATGAAATTGAAACTCGTTGCGGCGGCCGTTCTGGGTCTGTCTACTGCTTCGGCATCCTGGGCGCTCAGTCCGTTTGTCATCAAGGATATTCGCGTCGAAGGTCTGCAGCGTACCGAGGCCGGTACGGTGTTCAATTACCTGCCGATCAAGGTCGGGGACACGTTCAGCGACGAAAAGGCCTCGCAGGCCATCAAATCCCTGTACGCCACCGGTTTCTTCAATGATGTTCGCGTTGAAGTGCGGGACGACGTCGTGATCGTCGGCGTCGCGGAGCGTCCGGTCATCGCCCAGCTGACCATCAATGGCGCGCGCGAGTTCGACAAGGACCAGCTCAAGAAAACGCTTAAGGACAATGGCCTTGGCGAGTCGCGCATCTTCGACCAGGGGCTGCTCGACGGCGCGATCCAGGAACTGAAGCGGAACTACTATTCGCGCGGCAAGTACTCCGTCGATGTCTCGGCGCATACCACCAAGCTGGAGCGCAACCGCGTGGCGGTGACACTTGATATCAACGAAGGGGTGACCGCGAAGATCAGGGAAATCCGCGTTGTCGGCGCCAAGGCATTCGGACAGTCCGACCTGCTTGACCAGTTCTCGCTGACCACCGGCGGTTGGTTGTCCTGGATCACCAAGGACGATCAGTACTCCAAGCAGAAGCTGACCGGCGACCTGGAAAAACTGCGCGCCTGGTACCAGAACCAGGGGTACCTCGAATTCAACATCGACTCCACGCAGGTGTCGATCAGCGCCGACAAGGAAAGCATTTTCCTGACGGTCAACGTGCACGAAGGGGCGCGTTTCACGGTCGGCGACCTGAAGATCGCCGGCGACCTGAAGGTGCCCGAGCCCGAGCTGCGCAAGCTGCTGCAGGTCAAGACCGGCGACGTGTTCAATCGCGAGAAAATCAACGACACGATCACGGCGATCACCGAACGTCTGGGGCAGGACGGCTACGCCTTCGCCAATGTCAACGTGATTCCCGACGTCGATCGGGCCAAGAATGTGGCCGGCTTCACGTTCTATGTGGATCCGGGTCGCAAGACCTACGTGCGTCACATCACCATCAGCGGCAACACCAAGACCCGCGATGAAGTCGTGCGCCGCGAGCTGCGCCAGCTGGAAGGCGCCTACTACAACGGCAAGAACATCAAGCGCAGCAAGGAGCGCGTCGAGTTGCTCGGTTATTTCGAGGACGTCAATATCGAAACACCGGCCGTTCCGGACTCGCCCGATCAGGTCGACATGAACGTCAACCTGAAGGAGCGTTCGACCGGTACGATCAATGCCGGTCTGGGCTACGCGCAAGGCGATGGCCTGCAACTGACCGCCAGCATTTCCCAGAGCAACATCTTCGGTTCGGGCAAGGCGCTGTCGGTGAGCATGTCCAACAGCAAGGTGAACAAGATCGCCCAGATCCAGTTCACCGACCCGTACTTCACGCCGGATGGCGTGAGCCTCGGTTACAACCTCTACCATCGCAGCTATACCCCGGACAGCATCAACCTCTCGTCCTACCAGACCAAGAGCGATGGCTTGTCGGTGAGCATGGGCGTGCCGGTGACCGAGTACGATCGCATCAACTACGGCCTGGGCTTTGACCAGACCAAGATCACCACGTTCTCGAACAGCCCGCAGCAATACATCGATTACGTGAAAAAATATGGCAACAAGAACAATACCCTCAGCGGTTCGGTGGGCTGGGGCCGGGATACCCGCGACAGCGCGTTGTGGCCGACTCGTGGCTACAGTGTTTCCGCCTCGCTCGATGCCGGTCTTCCGGGCGGGCGCGTGCAGTTCTACCGCTTGTCGCACAACCAGCAGTGGTTCTTCCCGCTCTCCAAGACCTTCACGCTCGCGTTCAACGGAGAAGTCGGTTTCGTGAACGGCTATGGCAAGACGCCGACCGTGCCGTTCTTCCAGAACTACTACCTGGGCGGTATCGGTTCGGTGCGCGGTTACCAGAGCAACACCATGGGCGCGCTGGACAGCAACGGCGATGCGCTGGGTGGCACCCGCAAGTTCGTCTTCAACACCGAGGTGCTGTTCCCGTTCCCTGGCATGAAGGACAACAAGTCGGTGCGCCTGAGCGCCTTCTTCGACGCGGGTTCCGTCTGGGGCAATTCGACGTCCGGCTCGCAGTACCCGAACCGCAGTTCGGCGAGCAACAACGTCCGCTACTCGATCGGTGGCGCGTTGACCTGGCTGTCCCCGATGGGGCCGCTGAAATTCAGCTATGCGCTGCCGCTCAAGAAGAAGGATGGCGACAAGATCGAGCGCTTCCAGTTCACGGTCGGCGCGGCATTCTAG